A part of Lutra lutra chromosome 2, mLutLut1.2, whole genome shotgun sequence genomic DNA contains:
- the NKX2-6 gene encoding homeobox protein Nkx-2.6 translates to MLLNPVASTPFSVNDILRLEREQIDSESLQLRGTRRIPESFQCLRLVPEPRKAEVPSICRAGGGDSGRRQDESGSPGGPCETVTDMDAERVREPEPGLSAAPPLHGGTRGPERCVGDVGIGTRGDSTEQPKARQRRKPRVLFSQAQVLALERRFKQQRYLSAPEREHLAGALQLTPTQVKIWFQNRRYKCKRQRQDKSLELAGHPLAPRRVAVPVLVRDGKPCLGPGAPAFSGPYSAAAAPYSCYGGYAGAPFGAGYGGGYAGAPPGPVPPAPLARAGFAVGGPSASRQSPLPAALQGVRAW, encoded by the exons ATGCTGCTGAACCCTGTCGCCTCCACCCCCTTCTCGGTCAATGACATCCTGAGGCTGGAGCGAGAGCAGATTGATTCCGAGTCCTTGCAACTCCGGGGGACACGGAGGATCCCTGAAAGCTTTCAGTGTCTGCGATTGGTTCCAGAACCGCGAAAGGCAGAGGTTCCCAGCATCTGCAGGGCCGGCGGCGGCGACAGCGGCAGAAGGCAGGACGAGTCGGGGTCTCCTGGTGGTCCCTGTGAGACAGTCACGGACATGGACGCAGAACGGGTCCGGGAGCCAG AGCCGGGCCTTAGCGCAGCCCCGCCCCTCCACGGCGGGACCAGGGGGCCGGAGCGCTGCGTTGGCGACGTTGGCATCGGCACGCGCGGGGACAGCACCGAGCAGCCCAAGGCGCGGCAGCGGCGGAAGCCGCGCGTGCTTTTTTCGCAGGCGCAGGTGCTGGCGCTGGAGCGGCGCTTCAAGCAGCAGCGGTACCTGTCAGCGCCTGAGCGCGAGCACCTGGCCGGCGCGCTGCAGCTCACGCCTACGCAGGTCAAGATCTGGTTCCAGAACCGGCGCTACAAGTGCAAGAGACAGCGCCAGGACAAGTCCCTAGAACTGGCGGGCCACCCCCTAGCGCCGCGCCGGGTGGCGGTGCCCGTGCTTGTGCGGGATGGCAAGCCCTGCCTGGGCCCCGGCGCGCCGGCCTTTTCCGGCCCCTACAGCGCGGCCGCGGCGCCCTATTCCTGTTACGGCGGCTACGCGGGCGCTCCTTTCGGCGCCGGCTACGGTGGTGGCTACGCGGGTGCGCCCCCGGGTCCCGTGCCGCCCGCACCTCTGGCCCGCGCAGGCTTCGCTGTGGGTGGCCCCAGCGCCAGCCGGCAGAGCCCTCTGCCCGCCGCGCTGCAGGGTGTCAGGGCCTGGTGA